DNA from Microbacterium foliorum:
TGGCGAGCTGGGCAGTCACCCAGGCATCGCGGAAACCGCGTTTCGCTCGGAGCACGAGCGCGGAGACGGCGTTGGCGGAGAGTCCGAGAGATCCGGTCATCTCTCTCGGCGGGAGACCGTCGACCTCGGCATACCACAGCGCTTCCTGCCACCGTAGAGGGAGAGACTGGAACGCTTCACTGACGGCGCGGTGGCGTTGCCCCTGAATCGCAGCGCTTTCACCATCAGGTGCGTCCGCATCGACCATGAAGTCGAAGTCGATCTCTGCGCGAGGCACGTCCCGGTTGTATTGGCGCCGCGCGACGTTCCGCACCGTCGTGATCAGGTAAGGGCGGAATGCCCCTTGGGGCCCTTTACCGGCCTGAAGGGCCACGAGGAGTCGTTCGAAGGCTTCGGAGACGAGGTCGTCGGCGTCGAGACCGGCGAAGCCGCGCGCAACCGATCGGGCCGGTCCGGCATGCCGTTCCCACAGCAGTCCATAGGAGCGCATGTCGCCTCGGCGAACATGCTCGAGGAGCTCCTCGTCTGAGATCTCCTCGATCTGCTCTTCCTGATTGTCGTTCATCACGTTTCTTCTCTCGTGGCCCCCGCTGCTCGGAACGCAGCAGCGGCCACGGACTTTCGCCCGTGGCCGCCGCTGCATCGATATCAGACCTGCGTGGCAGACCCGATCCGCTCGGCACGACGCCTGGAGACGAGCCACAGCCCGAGAATCAGGAGCGCAGCACCAGCGACACCGCCACCGATCCAGATCACCCCACCCGTGGTCGCCAGGCCCGGCGGAACGACCGTCGTCGTCGTCCGGCAATCCGGATCGTCCGAGTCGTTCGAGCAGTTTGCTCCCGACCCGTCGGGGGTGACCACGACATTGCGGAGCTGCCCTGTGGAGGTCACCGTGACGGAGTAGGTGACATCGACGCTCTCGCCCACGCCGACAGCTCCAGACCAGGACAGAACAGGCTTGTCGTAGGTCGCACCCTCGGTGGCGTCTCCGTTGTAAGAGCCCACGGCCAGCGCCGACGTCAGATCATCGGTGAACGTCGCAGGACGTTCGTCGGTGTACGCGACCTTTCCGGTGTTGGTCACGGTGATCGTGAACGTCACTCTGTCTCCCACCGATGCCGTCGCTGTCGAGACGGTCTTCGTCACGTGGTAGCTGGACACCGGAGTGTTCGTGATGCAGTCCGAATCACCCACACATCCGCCACCCGGGCCGTCGCTCGTCACGCTGTTCCGGAGATTTCCGTCGCCGGTCGCCGGCTGGTTCACCGTGACCGAGTAGGTGATCGCCACGGTTTCACCGATTGCGAGCTCGCCTGCCCAGCTGAGGGTGTTCCCCGTGACCTGCGCACCAGCGGTGGCGTCGTCGTTGTAGGACGCGTCGTCGAACACGTCGGACAGGTCATCGACGATGGACGCCGGAGCGTCCTGCGTGTACGGCACCTGTCCGGTGTTCGTGACGGTGACCGTGTAGGTGACGACACCTCCGAGGGTGACGTCCTCGACATCTGCAGACTTCTCGACCGCGTAGGAGGCGACCGGCGTGTCAGTGATGCACGAGCCCTCGACGCACGAGCCTCCCGGTGAAGACGGTGCGACCACGTTGCGAAGCGTGAAGTCCCCCGTGACGGGGTCGTTCACGGTCACGGTGTAGGTCACCTGAATCGTCTCGCCGACTTGCAGCGGTCCGTTCCACGTGAGCGTGTCACCTGACACCTCGCCGCCGACCGAGACGTCGTCGTTGTAGTCGGCGTCGTCGAGCACGCGGGAGAGGTCATCGGTGAACGACGCCGGGTTCTCGTCGGTGTAGGCGACCGCGCCCGTGTTGGTCACGGTGACCGTGTAGGTCACGACATCGCCGGGAAGAGCCGTGCCGGGAGACGCCGACTTCGCAACCGTGTACGAGGCGGCGGGAACGTTCGCCACGCATGCAGGATCTGTCGATCCCTCCACGCAGTTGCCGCCCGTCCCCGGGGGTGTCACCACCGTGTTGGCGAGCTGCCGATCACCTGTGGCCGGATCGTTCACAGTCACCGAGTAGGTGATGGTGACGGTCTCGCCGACATCCAGCGCGTCGGACCATGCCAGCTGCGGGTCGGTGTAGCTGACGCCTGCGCCGCTCGAGCTCGTCGCATCGCCGTTGTAGACCGCGTCATCGAGCACCGCCGACAGGTCGTCGGTGAACGACGCGGGAGCGTCATCCGTATAGGCGACCTTGCCGATGTTCGTCACGGTGATCGAGTACTCGACGACGTCGCCGGGCAGCACCTCCGTGGCGACGGTGGACTTGACCACGCGGTACGAGCCCGCGGGGGTGTCGGTCGTGCAGGCGCCGTCGCAACCGCCTCCCGGTGCGGTCGGAGTGACCGCGTTGAGAAGCTCGAAGTCACCCGTGATGGGATCGTCCACGGTCACCGAGTACGTCACCTCGATCGACTCACCGACGCCGAGGGCTCCGGACCAGGAGAGGGTGTTTCCCGAGACCTCCGCACCGTTCGATGCGTCGTCGTTGTACACCGCATCGTCCAGCACACCCGAGAGGTCGTCCTCGAAGGTCGCAGGCATGTCATCCGTGTACGGGACCTCACCGGTGTTGGTCACCGTGACCGTATAGGTCACGACGCCCCCGGGGAGCACCGTCGCCGAGTCCGATGCCTTGGACACCGTGTAGGACGCGACCGGAGTCTCGGTCACACAGTTCTCATCCGGATCGCAGCTGCTTCCCGGTCCGGTCGGAACCACCGCGTTGCGCAGGGTGCGGTCACCGGTGAGCGGGTCGTTCACCGTCACCGAGTAGGTGACGGTCGTGGTCTCGCCCACAGCGAGCGGGCCGGACCAGGTGAGCGTGTTCTCGGTCACGGTGCCGCCTGCAGAGACGTCGCCGTTGTACGTCGCGTCGTCGAGAACGCCAGACAGATCGTCATCGAACGACGCCGGGGCGGCATCCGTGTAGGCGACCTGACCGGTGTTGGTGACGGTCACCGAGTACGTGACGGTGTCCCCAGCCATGGCCGTGGTGGCATCAGATTCCTTCGACACCGTGTACGACGACACGGGGGTCGTGACGATGCATCCGTCGGTCACGCACTCACCCGTGGGGCCGTCCGGCACGACGGCGTTCTCGAGGATCGAGTCGCCGGCCGTAGGACTGTTCACCGTCACGGAGTACGTCACCGTCGCAGTGGCCCCGACAGCGAGCGGGCCGGACCAGGTGAGCGTTGTGTCGGTCACCGTGCCGCCTGCAGAGACATCACCGTTGTACGTCGCGTCGTCGAGCACACCCGACAGATCGTCCTCGAATGCAGCGGGGTCGGCGTCCGTGTAGTCGACGGCCCCCACGTTGGTGACGGTCACCGTGTAGGTGACCACGCCTCCCGGAGTCGTCGTCTGCGCATCGCTGGACTTCGAGACAGTGAACCCCTGGATCGGGGTCACCGTGCATTCTTCCGTCGCGGGGTCGCAAGGACCCGCCGGCGGGGTTCCCGGCGGCACGAGGAAGTTCGCTGCGGTGTTGTTCCCACGGTCGCCGAGCGCATTGACCGTCACCGTGTAGGTGACCTCGGCCGTCGCACCGGCGGCCAGGGTGCCGCGAATCTGCAGGATGTCGTCAGTCGGGCCGTCGACGGTCACCGAGCCGGTGTCGGACTCGGGAGCGCCGGTGAGCGTCGCGTCGTCGAGGACGTCGCTGAGGTCGTCATCGCGCAGCACATCGACGGTGGTGGCGCCCGTGTTGGTCACGACGACCGTATACGTGAGCTCGGTGCCGGTGCGCACGGGCGTCTCGGACGCCTCCACAGACTTCGTGTAGCTGACACCGGTGATCGGAGTCGTCGTGCAGTTGGGCTGTTCGGTGTCGGTCGGCACACACTCGCCACCAGGCGGCGGGGTCTCTCCCGGCGCGAGCAGGAAGTTCGAGGCGAGGCTGTCACCGCGCTCGTCGTCCGGCAGCACGGTGACCGTGTACGTGACCGTCGACGTCTGCCCCACCGGCACCGATCCCGTGACGGAGATCTCCGCACCGTCGCGGACGACCGTCAGTCCGTCAGAGCCTGTCGGCTCCGTGGTGACCGCTGCGTCGTCGAGGACGTAGGTGAGGTCGTCGACCGCATCGACGGTCGCGGGCGCCTGCCCGTCGTTGTCGAAGTACAGCGTGTACGTGATGGTCGATCCGGCCACCACCGGGTCGGACGATGCCTGAGCCGACTTCCACTGCGTCAACAGTGCCCCGGGAACCTGCACGCGGTCGCAGCTCTGCGCGCCGGGCAGGGTCTCGTCCTCAGGAATACAGGCGAGGTTGCGGAGGATCTGGTCGCCCTCACCCGTGTACGTCACGGAGTACGTGATGGTCGCCTGCTCGCCGGCAGCGAGCACACCGCTCCATCCGAGCGTGTTCCCGGTGCGAGTGGCTGTGCCGACGCTGGCTGTCAGCGACGCGTCGTCGAACGTCGCGTCGTCGAGCACCGCGCTCAGGTCGTCGGTCGCCGTCGCGGGGTTGCCGACGGTGTATGCGCCGGGTCCGGCGTTGCGCACGACGATCGTGAAGGTGGCCTGTTCGCCGATCGCGGGAAGCTCCGTCGTGTTGACGGACTTGTCGATCGTGAGGCGCGGCAGGTCGACCTCGGACACGGCGCAGGGCTGACCGGTGGCGTTGTCGATGCCCCCCGTTGCCGGATCGCAGGTGGGAGGTGTGGTGACCCCGGGGTCGTCCGGCACCCAGGCGACGTTGCGCACCTCACCGTTACCGCCGGTCTTGAGGGTCACGCTGTAGGTGATCTGGACGGACGCCCCGACGGCGAGCGGGCCCGACCAGGAGATCCGTGGGGACTGATAGCCGAGGTTTCCGGGAGCTGACGCCGCCACGTCCGCGTTGTAGTCGGCATCGTCGAGCACGCCCGACAGGTCGTCGAACACCACTGCGGGGTTGTTCGTGGTGTAAGCGCCGGCGCCGGTGTTGGTGGCGGTGACGGTGTAGTTCACGACATCACCCGGCCGCGAGTCGGCGGTGGCGTCGGAGGTCTTCTGGACCGAGAGCGCAAGTGCGCAGGACTGAGCGCTGCTCTGGTTGTTGTTCGCGTTCGGGTCAGCCTCGTTGCCAAGCACGGAGGCGGTGTTGGTGACACAGGCGGGCGGCGAGACGTTCGTATCGGCAGCGATCGTGAACGTCGTCGACTGGCCGACCGCAAGGCGTGAGCCGCTCACGGTGACGGTATTGCCCGCGATGGTCTCGCTGACGTTGCCCGTGACTGTCGGATTGCTGAGACCGGCGGGCAGGACGTCTGTGACGGTCCAGCCGCTCGAGACACCCGCACCGTTGTTCGTGACCGTGACGTTGTAGCTGATGCGGTCTCCGGACACGAAGGTCGCAGGACCGGTCTTGGTGATCGAGAGATCTGCCGGCAGGCCAGGGATCGCAGTTCCGTCGTTGCCGCTGGAGCCAGGGCCGGGCGTTGTCGAGACCGTTGTGAAGGTGGGGTTCGCGGACCCCGGGTTGGTGATGCGCAACTGCACGATGGTCCCCGTGCCGTTGTGCGAGAAGCCCAGGTTGCCGTTTCCGAAGCGCCAGGCGGCGCCCCAGGCGCCCGTCAGCGTGGTGGTGACGGCGCCGGGGAAGCGGGTGGTCTCCCCGGTGGTCGGGTTGATGCGGATGAGAGAGCCGGTCGGCTGGTCGGCGTTGTAGTCGTACGCCCAGAAGAACCCGTCGAGATACTCCATGTCAGCGATCGAGTACCCGCCGATCGACGGAGTTATCGACGCCACCTCCGCACCGGTCGAGACGTTGATCTGACGGATGATGGGATTCGTGTTCGAGCCGTTGGCGATGTACAGCCGCCCGTTGTCCGAGTTGAACGCGCCGACGAACTGTGTCGGTGGGGTGAAGGTCGAGGTACCCACTCGTGTGACCACGTTGCCTTGGCCGATCCGGATGATCGATCCGTTCGGAATGGACCCGATCGCAGTGGTGACGACACCGTAGATGTAGTTGTCAGAGGTATTGAAGCTGATGGCGTTGTAGTTGCCCGAGGCGAGACGGCCGCCCTCCGGGGTGAACGCGAACGTTCCATCGCCTGTCGTCTCGGCGCGGGAAAGTTGAGTGGTTTGACCAGCGTTGGACTGGGCGACGAAGACCGTGGGCGTACTCGGGTCGAAGGCGTCTCCCGGAGCAGCCATAGCCGGCGACGCGCCCACCAGGTTCATGCTCACCAGGGTGGCTGTCGCCAACGCCCCGGCGGAGACGAGGGCGAGAATCTTTCTCAGCCTCTCCCCCGCTCCCGATGTGAAGCGCTTCCTTCGCGCCGGCTTGCCGGTCATTGTTCCCCCTCGTTTATGTGTAGAAAAGATTCGGCACCGCCCCCACGCGGGGAACCTTAGCTCGCCGTTCGCTACCTACATCGCAGCTAGCCGGAATCGTGACGCGGCTCTGCAGGTTTTTTGACGCCGGAGCTCATCGCGCCCGATATACCGCTACGCCGGAGCGTAGAGCCGGCCCGAACCTCGGGAACGAGACTTT
Protein-coding regions in this window:
- a CDS encoding DUF11 domain-containing protein — its product is MTGKPARRKRFTSGAGERLRKILALVSAGALATATLVSMNLVGASPAMAAPGDAFDPSTPTVFVAQSNAGQTTQLSRAETTGDGTFAFTPEGGRLASGNYNAISFNTSDNYIYGVVTTAIGSIPNGSIIRIGQGNVVTRVGTSTFTPPTQFVGAFNSDNGRLYIANGSNTNPIIRQINVSTGAEVASITPSIGGYSIADMEYLDGFFWAYDYNADQPTGSLIRINPTTGETTRFPGAVTTTLTGAWGAAWRFGNGNLGFSHNGTGTIVQLRITNPGSANPTFTTVSTTPGPGSSGNDGTAIPGLPADLSITKTGPATFVSGDRISYNVTVTNNGAGVSSGWTVTDVLPAGLSNPTVTGNVSETIAGNTVTVSGSRLAVGQSTTFTIAADTNVSPPACVTNTASVLGNEADPNANNNQSSAQSCALALSVQKTSDATADSRPGDVVNYTVTATNTGAGAYTTNNPAVVFDDLSGVLDDADYNADVAASAPGNLGYQSPRISWSGPLAVGASVQITYSVTLKTGGNGEVRNVAWVPDDPGVTTPPTCDPATGGIDNATGQPCAVSEVDLPRLTIDKSVNTTELPAIGEQATFTIVVRNAGPGAYTVGNPATATDDLSAVLDDATFDDASLTASVGTATRTGNTLGWSGVLAAGEQATITYSVTYTGEGDQILRNLACIPEDETLPGAQSCDRVQVPGALLTQWKSAQASSDPVVAGSTITYTLYFDNDGQAPATVDAVDDLTYVLDDAAVTTEPTGSDGLTVVRDGAEISVTGSVPVGQTSTVTYTVTVLPDDERGDSLASNFLLAPGETPPPGGECVPTDTEQPNCTTTPITGVSYTKSVEASETPVRTGTELTYTVVVTNTGATTVDVLRDDDLSDVLDDATLTGAPESDTGSVTVDGPTDDILQIRGTLAAGATAEVTYTVTVNALGDRGNNTAANFLVPPGTPPAGPCDPATEECTVTPIQGFTVSKSSDAQTTTPGGVVTYTVTVTNVGAVDYTDADPAAFEDDLSGVLDDATYNGDVSAGGTVTDTTLTWSGPLAVGATATVTYSVTVNSPTAGDSILENAVVPDGPTGECVTDGCIVTTPVSSYTVSKESDATTAMAGDTVTYSVTVTNTGQVAYTDAAPASFDDDLSGVLDDATYNGDVSAGGTVTENTLTWSGPLAVGETTTVTYSVTVNDPLTGDRTLRNAVVPTGPGSSCDPDENCVTETPVASYTVSKASDSATVLPGGVVTYTVTVTNTGEVPYTDDMPATFEDDLSGVLDDAVYNDDASNGAEVSGNTLSWSGALGVGESIEVTYSVTVDDPITGDFELLNAVTPTAPGGGCDGACTTDTPAGSYRVVKSTVATEVLPGDVVEYSITVTNIGKVAYTDDAPASFTDDLSAVLDDAVYNGDATSSSGAGVSYTDPQLAWSDALDVGETVTITYSVTVNDPATGDRQLANTVVTPPGTGGNCVEGSTDPACVANVPAASYTVAKSASPGTALPGDVVTYTVTVTNTGAVAYTDENPASFTDDLSRVLDDADYNDDVSVGGEVSGDTLTWNGPLQVGETIQVTYTVTVNDPVTGDFTLRNVVAPSSPGGSCVEGSCITDTPVASYAVEKSADVEDVTLGGVVTYTVTVTNTGQVPYTQDAPASIVDDLSDVFDDASYNDDATAGAQVTGNTLSWAGELAIGETVAITYSVTVNQPATGDGNLRNSVTSDGPGGGCVGDSDCITNTPVSSYHVTKTVSTATASVGDRVTFTITVTNTGKVAYTDERPATFTDDLTSALAVGSYNGDATEGATYDKPVLSWSGAVGVGESVDVTYSVTVTSTGQLRNVVVTPDGSGANCSNDSDDPDCRTTTTVVPPGLATTGGVIWIGGGVAGAALLILGLWLVSRRRAERIGSATQV